The genome window caagcactggggaagtcccaggctggactcagcgacgggtgggaactgggttccacagatggagtcaggaacacacggatcggggtcaaaggcagacgaacagacagggtcctcctcagacgtcggccattgaaggaaaagGGTTggtcctttgatccctcagcttttatactgatcatggggcagatgggatgaaataccctgttggtcaattttgggtcccctgtcctgtccgctcctccctgcaggtgggacccctctacgcttttccgtttctgacCCTTCAATGgtgcaaataacaaaattagctgaccttggttgttatagcaataagtataagcaagactctctctgcgtaccattccttggcagaaactgtaaacattggttttatcactctgagaatgaactgtTTTCGACACAatatgctattaatttcagagagttagaagaggcctagctaagaagtaaaattactagacagaaagttggttctgttttacctcaaactaggacagtgtgttattttggtttttgaaaaTACCAGGTGCTGTTTTCACACTTTATTTGGGAAAGTGCTTGTCAAGTCATGTATTTTAGACTGATTTCCCTGATAACTGATTTACTGGTATTTAatactttctggtttgtttggtttctttttatagCTTTCCATTGAAATTGGAACAgaagttaaaaaccaaaataaaatgttatcaGAAATGGTAAGTGTTTAGTCACTAACTTTCTTTAAATATGGGGCAGGATTAAGAAGTTAGTAATACAAAGCATTCCTTTTAGTATGAACATCTGTATTAAATGTAGACTGTAAAATATGACCAATTCAGCAGCAGTATTTCTGTTCAAAAAGATAGATGTGCAAACGCATTACTTCCAATTCACAGTCAAGGTCTTTGTGCTTAGATATGACTATTTGTTTTCAATTAGCAATGGTATAGTAGTATTAAAAAGGCAGTTctatatttaaatgtatttaagaatagaaaagggaagcaaaaaatAAGGaagtcagaaatgcttttttcacTTGCATCCATTTGGATAAATGGGTGAAAGTTTTTCCTGGTTAATTTTCAGAAACTGCCTCTGAAATAACATTagttttggaaaaacagaaaaaactacGCTTAGCAAGCTTTAGGGGTAATCTTTTTGTCCTCGGAGTAAcatggtttttgttgttttctttgtttgcttgtttttaaatgtaGGATAATGATTTTGACTCTGCGGGTGGACTTCTAGGTGCAACTATGGGCAGACTGAGAACACTCTCCAGAGGAAGCCAGACAAAGTTATTATGCTACATGATGCTCTttgcattgtttgttttttttgtgataTACTGGATTATTAAACTGAGGTGATGCATGTTACCATCGGTTTAAATTGTGTAATTTCAACTAGAAAGCAGTCTTAATTAATGAAGACATTGATCTAAAGTGGCATATTCTGTTGATAAAACACATTGAAATTGTTGTGAATTGCATTAACTATTAATGCAACGTTTATATATAGTTTTCTTAATGTATCGGAATTTTTCCCATCATCCCCTGTTTTGCGGGGATTATTCGTAAATATGCAGAAACTGCTAGCATAGTAGGTTgtttttttaggggaaaataGTTTTtagaattgatttaaaaaaaaaaaaaaacaaacccagaaaacaacGGTTGTTTGGATATGAAGTAACTGCAGAATTACAAagctttctctttcattctgcttttcattctGGGCCATGCTCTAAATTAGAGCTCCAGTTCCAGGCATATCGTAATTTCTAGGTTGCAAAAGCACGAAGAATACTTGGATCTTTCTAAATCGGTTTTATCTGTGGATTTTTAAAAGGCTAGCCTGAAGCTAACAAGTGTAATAGTGGTACCCCCAAAAATGATTTTTGTGTATAGGTCTGATGGTGCACATGTTGAAGTAGCTTAAACTGTGTTTTGGGGAGAAGTTACTTAAAactggattgatttttttttttttttaatttaaatgtgacAAATCATGCTTATACATCTACTGTTTTAAGCAAATGCCTTTGATCATTGGGATCAACAAATATGGACACAgtacaaatgttttctttatattaaaagtATCTAAAACTTAATGATTCCATTGAATCACTAAACTTTTACCATTAATAGTTTACTTTTCAATCTGTGATGATCCATAAATCTATACTGCATGATGTCTGAAATATGAGGTTAGatattttgaattttatattAAAGTATATTATGATGCACCTGTTGGAGGTGCTGTCAtattcaggatttttattttgaagacttAGCTTTAGCTCACCAAATAGTTTCTAATAGTTGAAGCTATTATATTGCTGAGTTTAACATTCAAAAAATTGTCTCCTAGACATTGAAATTGTATCTACAATTTTTGAAAAACTTTTCTAGAAATACTGTATAACATGTTGCCATTAATAACTAATTATAAAGTGACAAATAAAGTGTCCTGTAGTATTCTAACTAGTGTTGTTTATATACGTTCTTTTCTGCTGTAGAGTACCAGTGTACCTTTTTGGAAACAGTGCAGCATTTAAGGGGCTGTACTTGTGTGGGGAGCAccatgaaaataagaaatggagGTATATGCTACGTTTCTTTCATGTTAGAGTTCATATATAATAGAAGTGTGACATGTAAATCACTTATCTAATATGAAACACACAATGTGTAAAAGTAAATAAAGCTCAAATATTTCTATCCGATTTAATCTTTGACTGTCAAAAGGTCCGCAGTACTTCTACAAACAGACCATCTAAGTCCTAACACCAGGATAATGCAGCGTCTCTATATGAGAAGTGCTAGGCTTGTTAAACAACTACAGTGTTCCCAAAGCTAGTCAGTAGGACATAGTTTGCCATCCAAAGTTGATGCGCTGGTATGGTTTTAATGAGACAGTGGAGTGCAAGGTACCTAACAAGTGAGATGATAATTGCTGACGTATGTTTGACAGCCACACTCCTCTGATTGATAGTTGATCATCTTCTAGAAATATATTTCTGACTCTTAAATGTGGTGTCTGAACaatttctgggcttttttttttcttttttttagcaaTCAATCTGCCAtaccaataaaaggaaaaagtttttaACTACCTAATACAAAGTAGAAGAATGGGTGGATGCAGCTAGTTATACAGCCGATACGTTTCCTGTCTTTGTTCTGAAAAACATGCTGGGGTGTTCCTTAAGTCTTGACAGAGCACATATCGATAAATGATTTTTCCTAGTCCTTCAGATCATATATAAAACcaataggattttctttttacttgtcaGAACAGATAAAGTAATTAATGTAGAATAGGAACTAGGTCTTCTTACCCTACACCCCCCCTCCCATAGTTTAGTGGTGCAGCACCGTGAGAGAAAATGAACTGGAGGGGAAATCTTAAGCCTACgtcttcctttctgtgttttttaatttaaggaggattgtctttttttttatagttgtCTCGATAGGGCGGGAAATAGGGAGAAAGCTTAAGCACAAGGAATGTATGAAGCCTCCAACCAACTTTCTACATGTCTATTAGAAAACAcacaaaggttgttttttttaattaagtgctAAAACACAACTTCATTTGGCTCTTTTAACGTGAACTTTCTGAACTGAAAGGCAACTGAAAGTTACGTAGTCAAAACTGTAACATGTTTCTGTATGGTTTTATGTTATTTTACCTTTTGAGGGATTTCCCTTTCTTCACTTCCAGTAAAAGtcaattttcactttaaaatcagAACTAAGATCCTGCAAGTTTGCTTAGAATGATTACGGCAACTTATGTACAGGTGAAACTGCTTTGAGAATATTTCACTTGGGAAGTGGAATGGAAATTGGTGGGAAGCATGCATTGCAGCCTTAATATTTTCCTCAGCATCTGCAATTTACTGGTTATTTTCTGCTAGAAAAGTATTGCTCCGTCAGTTCTCTGTCTATTCACAGATAGTTTGCAAGATTTCAGGATGCTACAGTACGATCTTGTAGAATAAAATACACTATACAGTGGACATGACAGAAAAATACTAGTAGCATTTAACTGTACTTTTACAAAGTTACAGTTAATAGCAGCTGCATAGGAATACTGCAGTTATGGTTATTCTTGGTTTTGAAATCTTGTACATAATTGATACaatatttatatattgtttttcTCAATTTAATATAACTTAGACTCTACCTTGCAACCATACAGATCATTTCCGGTGGAAGAAAATACAATCTTTTAACTATCAAACTGTTAATCTTACAGTATCATATCATGGAGATTCCTTAGAAAATCCATTTGGTTACAAGCAAAATTCCacggaagcttttttttttttttttttgcaattaggCAAGTTGTCTGTTCTGACTTTAGGAAGAGTTGCTGATGTTAGTTTTGAAGGTATGGCTGATAAGCAAGTAAATGTAAAGAGTAATATTTAAAGAAGATCAAATTGAGAATTTGTGCTTATCATAGCAGATACGTATTTCATATTTGTGTAACAAATCACAGTAGTTTTGAAAGTACTTAGTATACACGTTGCTTTAAGGTGACTGTGGTATACAACATAAATTGTCCCATCTCATTTAAGTAATAACACACAATTTTCATACTGAcatggggttttttaatatttttctttaataattacaCATAAACCGTGATACCTTACTGCTGAACTTCAGGCCTCCAAAAGCTTCGGATACAATTAAACAGTTGTTTGTAAAATTCTACAAATAAAAATCAACCCCCATTCCCACCACCAAACATCCATGACAAGGTGTAGTACAAGTCCATGAGAACTTGGCAAAGATGACAACGCTCATTTTAATGATTACTTGGTAAAATTCAAAGATAGGGGAGGTACTGTAATT of Rissa tridactyla isolate bRisTri1 chromosome 2, bRisTri1.patW.cur.20221130, whole genome shotgun sequence contains these proteins:
- the BET1 gene encoding BET1 homolog, giving the protein MRRAGLGEGASAGSYGYTNSGYSVYEEENERLTESLRTKVSAIKSLSIEIGTEVKNQNKMLSEMDNDFDSAGGLLGATMGRLRTLSRGSQTKLLCYMMLFALFVFFVIYWIIKLR